A stretch of the Dioscorea cayenensis subsp. rotundata cultivar TDr96_F1 chromosome 4, TDr96_F1_v2_PseudoChromosome.rev07_lg8_w22 25.fasta, whole genome shotgun sequence genome encodes the following:
- the LOC120258727 gene encoding putative germin-like protein 9-2, with the protein MISHAVFAGDPDIISDFVLSPNTAIVGANYFTYTRLQSLFEADPPEAFTVSKVMKVEFPVLDGQSVSYAVLQFPSGAVNPPHTHPRGAEVLFLVKGSLQVGFVDTANKLYTQTLQPGDMFVFPTGLIHYQICGHNPAIVISAFRSANAGTVSIPATVFATGIDENILSKSFKTDIPTIEMLKFNIGKSLK; encoded by the coding sequence ATGATATCTCATGCAGTGTTTGCAGGTGATCCTGATATCATCTCGGACTTTGTCCTGTCACCAAATACCGCCATAGTTGGTGCAAACTACTTCACCTACACCAGGTTGCAGTCTTTGTTCGAAGCTGACCCGCCTGAGGCTTTCACTGTCTCAAAGGTCATGAAGGTTGAGTTTCCGGTCCTTGATGGACAAAGTGTTTCCTACGCTGTACTACAATTCCCTTCAGGTGCTGTCAATCCTCCCCACACTCACCCTCGTGGTGCAGAAGTTCTATTTCTGGTCAAGGGTTCTCTTCAGGTGGGTTTTGTGGACACTGCAAACAAGTTATATACTCAAACTCTTCAACCTGGGGACATGTTTGTGTTCCCAACAGGTCTCATTCACTATCAGATCTGTGGTCATAATCCAGCCATTGTGATCTCTGCTTTTAGAAGTGCAAATGCTGGCACAGTGTCGATTCCCGCAACTGTCTTCGCTACTGGAATAGATGAAAACATCCTCTCTAAGTCTTTCAAGACTGATATCCCCACCATTGAGATGTTGAAGTTCAATATCGGCAAAAGCTTGAAGTGA
- the LOC120258955 gene encoding pentatricopeptide repeat-containing protein At1g11290, chloroplastic-like, with protein MPRLAISYCEQSLRSFSVCSSIRPVESLNPRSFILALVQCRHRNEIKRVHAYAITTSMIRNLGVANKLMYIYADHKDLHNASALFSRMDHRDNVSWSVMVGGLAKTGDYLRCLEIFREFVRSGACADNFTIPFVLRVCRDTESVRMGLEIHHLVYKFGLQSDVFVAAALVDMYVKCGFLEDARKVFDKMRTKDLVSWTVMIAGYAECGNPGEALVLFDRMQESGIVPDKVMMVTVAFACAKLGAMHKAKIVHEYIGRRNFSLNVILGTAMIDMYAKCGSVDAAREIFDRMNEKNVITWSSMMSAYGIHGHGRKAIELFPQMLESGIRPNRITFVSILYACSHAGLIDEGRRFFYSMWREYLVEPDVKHYTCMIDLLGRAGRLDEAIELIENTPVEKDEGFWGAFLGACRIHGNIQFAEKAAKALLELCPRNAGYYVLLSNIYAKFSRWEDVAKMRELMTSMRVKKTPGWSWIEINNEIHQFRVGDKNHPRSKEIYEMLKVLSEKLELAGYVPDTNFVLHDVDEELKAAYLYTHSEKLATAYGLLATPEGTTIRIIKNLRVCGDCHTFMKLISAITQREIVFRDANRFHHFKEGSCSCGDYW; from the coding sequence ATGCCCAGACTAGCTATTAGTTATTGTGAGCAGTCACTGAGGTCTTTCTCGGTGTGTAGTTCAATAAGACCAGTGGAGTCCCTCAACCCCAGGTCCTTCATCTTAGCCCTCGTCCAATGCCGCCACCGGAACGAGATCAAGCGCGTCCACGCCTACGCCATCACCACATCCATGATCCGAAACCTCGGCGTTGCAAACAAGCTCATGTACATCTACGCCGATCACAAGGATTTGCACAACGCATCCGCGCTCTTCTCCCGGATGGATCACCGCGACAATGTCTCTTGGAGTGTCATGGTTGGCGGTCTCGCTAAGACTGGTGATTATCTGAGATGTTTGGAGATTTTCAGGGAATTCGTTAGGTCTGGGGCTTGTGCTGATAACTTCACCATTCCTTTCGTGCTTAGGGTTTGTCGTGATACGGAGTCTGTGCGAATGGGGTTGGAAATTCATCATCTTGTTTACAAGTTTGGATTGCAGTCGGATGTGTTTGTGGCCGCGGCATTGGTTGATATGTATGTGAAATGTGGGTTTTTGGAGGATGCACGGAAGGTGTTCGATAAAATGCGCACAAAGGATTTGGTGTCATGGACTGTGATGATTGCTGGGTATGCTGAGTGTGGGAATCCAGGGGAGGCATTAGTCTTGTTTGATCGGATGCAGGAGAGTGGCATTGTCCCTGATAAGGTAATGATGGTGACGGTTGCATTCGCTTGCGCAAAACTTGGTGCTATGCATAAGGCCAAGATTGTCCATGAGTATATTGGGAGGAGGAACTTCTCATTGAATGTTATCTTAGGGACTGCGATGATTGATATGTATGCCAAGTGTGGGAGTGTGGATGCTGCTAGGGAGATCTTCGAtcgaatgaatgaaaagaatgtCATTACTTGGAGTTCTATGATGTCAGCTTATGGAATTCATGGGCATGGAAGGAAGGCTATTGAACTGTTTCCTCAGATGTTGGAAAGTGGGATTAGACCGAATAGAATCACATTTGTTTCGATATTGTATGCTTGTAGTCATGCTGGTTTGATTGATGAGGGAAGACGATTCTTTTATTCAATGTGGAGGGAATACTTGGTAGAACCTGATGTGAAGCACTATACTTGCATGATAGACCTTCTTGGTCGTGCGGGCCGGCTTGATGAGGCAATAGAATTGATTGAGAATACCCCTGTAGAAAAGGATGAAGGGTTTTGGGGTGCATTCTTGGGTGCGTGTCGGATCCATGGGAATATACAATTTGCAGAGAAGGCTGCAAAAGCCCTTCTAGAACTTTGCCCGAGAAACGCAGGTTATTATGTGCTGCTTTCcaatatatatgcaaaattcaGTCGGTGGGAAGATGTGGCCAAAATGCGAGAGCTTATGACTAGCATGAGAGTGAAGAAGACTCCAGGTTGGTCATGGATTgagataaataatgaaatccATCAGTTTAGAGTTGGTGATAAGAACCATCCACGGTCAAAGGAAATCTATGAAATGCTAaaggttttgagtgaaaaattgGAGCTCGCCGGCTATGTTCCTGATACAAATTTTGTGCTTcatgatgttgatgaagaactAAAGGCTGCGTATTTGTACACTCACAGCGAGAAATTAGCGACTGCATATGGTCTTCTTGCTACACCTGAGGGTACAACTATTAGGATCATTAAGAATCTTAGAGTCTGTGGTGACTGTCACACATTTATGAAGTTAATATCAGCAATCACCCAAAGAGAGATTGTTTTCCGGGATGCAAACAGGTTTCACCACTTCAAGGAAGGTTCCTGCTCTTGTGGAGACTATTGGTGA